A portion of the Achromobacter sp. MFA1 R4 genome contains these proteins:
- a CDS encoding fumarylacetoacetate hydrolase family protein, with amino-acid sequence MMELAFPAPAPVTLPVSGSAARFPVARVFCIGRNYRWLPDEPQPSAMPAWFMKPASAVFAASGALPYPADTTDYCHEIELVVAIGHGGKNIAPEDVEARHIWGYAAGLDMTRRDLQQQAKRVGGPWEPAKAFDHSAPCTPIVPAAACGHPRAGALWLAVNGVDRQRADLSGLLWSVPELVAMLSRSVALAPGDLVYTGTPAGVGAVAPGDVVTAGFARIGELTLTVAAPQNAAARATFS; translated from the coding sequence ATCATGGAACTGGCCTTTCCCGCCCCTGCCCCGGTCACGCTGCCGGTCTCCGGCAGCGCCGCCCGCTTTCCCGTCGCGCGGGTGTTCTGCATTGGCCGCAATTACCGGTGGCTGCCCGACGAACCCCAGCCCAGCGCAATGCCGGCGTGGTTCATGAAGCCCGCCAGCGCGGTCTTTGCTGCCAGCGGCGCGCTGCCCTATCCCGCGGACACGACGGACTACTGCCACGAGATCGAACTGGTCGTGGCGATAGGCCACGGCGGCAAGAACATCGCCCCCGAGGACGTCGAAGCGCGGCACATCTGGGGCTACGCGGCAGGCCTGGACATGACGCGGCGCGACCTGCAGCAGCAAGCCAAGCGCGTGGGCGGCCCGTGGGAACCCGCCAAGGCCTTCGACCATTCCGCGCCCTGTACGCCCATCGTGCCCGCCGCGGCTTGCGGCCACCCGCGCGCAGGCGCGCTGTGGCTGGCCGTGAACGGCGTGGACCGCCAGCGCGCGGATCTCTCCGGCCTGCTGTGGTCCGTGCCCGAACTGGTTGCGATGCTGTCGCGGTCGGTCGCGCTGGCACCCGGCGACCTCGTCTACACCGGCACTCCCGCGGGCGTCGGCGCCGTGGCGCCCGGCGACGTCGTGACCGCAGGCTTCGCGCGCATCGGCGAACTCACCCTGACCGTCGCTGCGCCCCAAAACGCCGCAGCGCGCGCCACGTTTTCATGA
- a CDS encoding 2-hydroxyacid dehydrogenase has product MKPQVLQLNPILIPAVNDQLASLYDVHKFFDIADQAAWLREHGARIDAVITGGHTGISRAMLEQLPHVKVVAVNGVGTDAVDLAYCRGRGLPVTATLGALTEDVADLAIGLLIAACRNLCAGDRFVREGLWEQFPSPSAIPLARRFSGMRVGIVGMGRVGRAVATRAAAFGCQIRYTDLRAMDDVPHEFVADLIELARASDALVLSAAADKAEGLVNAAVLEALGPRGYLVNVARGRLVNEADLTDALVAGRIAGAGLDVFVDEPRVPAALRQSDRTTLQAHRASATWETRAAMGQMVLDSIAQALAGERPAMSLTT; this is encoded by the coding sequence ATGAAGCCTCAGGTCCTGCAACTCAATCCCATCCTGATCCCGGCGGTCAACGATCAACTGGCCTCGCTGTACGACGTGCACAAGTTCTTCGACATTGCGGACCAGGCGGCGTGGCTGCGCGAGCACGGCGCGCGGATCGACGCGGTCATCACCGGCGGCCACACCGGCATCTCGCGCGCCATGCTGGAACAACTGCCCCACGTGAAAGTCGTGGCGGTCAATGGCGTGGGCACCGATGCGGTGGACCTGGCCTACTGCCGCGGCCGCGGGCTGCCCGTCACCGCCACGCTGGGCGCATTGACGGAAGACGTGGCGGATCTGGCGATCGGGCTGCTGATCGCCGCCTGCCGCAACCTCTGCGCGGGCGATCGCTTCGTGCGCGAAGGACTGTGGGAGCAATTCCCTTCCCCCAGCGCCATCCCGCTGGCGCGCCGCTTCAGCGGCATGCGCGTCGGCATCGTCGGCATGGGCCGCGTGGGCCGCGCCGTTGCCACGCGGGCCGCGGCTTTCGGGTGCCAGATCCGCTACACCGATCTGCGCGCCATGGACGACGTGCCGCACGAGTTCGTCGCGGACCTGATCGAACTGGCCCGCGCGTCGGACGCGCTGGTCCTGAGCGCGGCGGCCGACAAGGCCGAAGGCCTCGTCAATGCCGCCGTGCTGGAGGCGCTGGGGCCGCGCGGCTACCTGGTCAATGTGGCGCGCGGCCGGCTGGTCAACGAGGCTGACCTGACCGACGCGCTGGTCGCCGGCCGCATCGCGGGCGCGGGCCTGGACGTGTTCGTCGACGAGCCCCGCGTGCCGGCGGCGCTGCGCCAATCGGATCGCACGACGCTGCAGGCGCACCGCGCCAGCGCCACGTGGGAGACGCGCGCGGCGATGGGCCAGATGGTGCTGGACAGCATTGCGCAGGCCCTCGCGGGCGAGCGTCCGGCGATGAGCCTGACGACCTGA
- a CDS encoding citrate synthase family protein gives MGSWISMAEACRQLGVRPQTIYAYVSRGKLEVMPDPADTRRSLYRAEDVAGLAKRKQAGRKHETLATNTLFGAEPSIPTSISTFHRQRLYYRGQDAVTLAGSASLEETAQLLWNADQPADFSCAARVGAPGRVAAFSSLGALAATGHSTHGRMTRVLHGECQSLVGQLANAFGAQHGKRPLHLRFAQAWKLSPQAAELLRTAMVLLADHELTSSAFAARIAASTGASLPACLLSGLTTLSGPLHGDASGRVKALFNDVERLGEDEVMAHYLSTGLPLAGFGHHLYPDGDPRAAALLALFEPADVISRFIEKATQLTGLHPNIDVALAALAAHCKLPDDAAFGLFATARSVGLLAHCLEQLSVAQVIRPRGRYVGVAPDAGAGAAIGRG, from the coding sequence ATGGGATCGTGGATTTCGATGGCCGAAGCGTGCCGCCAGCTCGGCGTGCGGCCGCAAACCATCTATGCATACGTCAGCCGCGGCAAGCTCGAGGTCATGCCCGATCCGGCCGACACGCGCCGCAGCCTCTATCGCGCGGAAGACGTGGCGGGACTGGCCAAGCGCAAGCAGGCCGGACGCAAGCACGAAACCCTGGCCACCAACACGCTCTTTGGCGCGGAACCCAGCATTCCCACGTCGATCTCCACCTTTCACCGCCAGCGGCTCTATTACCGCGGCCAGGATGCCGTGACGCTGGCGGGCTCGGCCAGCCTGGAAGAGACCGCGCAGCTGCTCTGGAATGCCGATCAGCCGGCAGACTTCTCGTGCGCGGCCCGCGTGGGCGCGCCCGGCCGCGTCGCGGCCTTTTCCTCACTGGGTGCGCTGGCGGCCACCGGGCACTCCACCCATGGCCGCATGACGCGCGTGCTGCACGGCGAGTGCCAGAGCCTCGTCGGGCAACTGGCCAACGCCTTCGGCGCGCAGCACGGCAAGCGCCCGTTGCACCTGCGGTTTGCGCAGGCGTGGAAGCTGTCGCCGCAAGCCGCCGAACTGCTGCGCACCGCAATGGTCCTGCTGGCGGACCACGAACTGACCAGCTCCGCGTTCGCCGCCCGCATCGCCGCGTCGACGGGCGCGTCGCTGCCCGCCTGCCTGCTGTCGGGCCTGACCACCTTGTCCGGCCCCTTGCACGGCGACGCCTCCGGCCGCGTGAAAGCCTTGTTCAACGACGTCGAACGCCTGGGCGAGGACGAGGTGATGGCCCACTACCTGTCCACCGGCCTGCCGCTCGCCGGCTTCGGACACCACCTCTATCCCGACGGCGATCCGCGCGCGGCGGCGCTGCTGGCCCTGTTCGAGCCCGCCGACGTCATTTCGCGCTTCATCGAGAAAGCCACGCAGTTGACCGGCCTGCACCCGAACATCGACGTCGCGCTGGCGGCGCTGGCGGCGCATTGCAAGCTGCCTGACGACGCGGCGTTTGGCCTGTTCGCCACGGCGCGCAGCGTCGGCCTGCTGGCGCATTGCCTGGAACAGTTGAGCGTGGCGCAGGTCATCCGGCCGCGGGGGAGGTATGTGGGGGTGGCGCCTGACGCGGGCGCCGGGGCGGCAATCGGGCGTGGGTGA